A single genomic interval of Chitinophaga sp. 180180018-3 harbors:
- a CDS encoding sigma-70 family RNA polymerase sigma factor: MYTDYTDEQLAQLLNRSDEGAFREIYDRYWKWLLYLAHKRMRNTEDAREVVQNVFLNLWKKRDNISIQFLSQYLAAMTRYAVYRYLANEDRRTDVYSMAEMSAGQERTESPDIDNKHLLDILIRYAGDSLPEKYSLVFIQHKLQDKPLPEVAARLGVSPRTAERYVTQVMSLIRKQLGHLRSLW, translated from the coding sequence ATGTATACTGATTATACAGATGAACAATTAGCGCAATTGCTGAACAGGAGCGATGAAGGAGCGTTCCGGGAAATCTATGACAGGTATTGGAAATGGCTGTTGTATTTAGCGCACAAACGCATGCGTAATACCGAAGATGCAAGGGAAGTGGTACAGAATGTCTTTTTAAACCTCTGGAAAAAACGTGATAATATTTCCATTCAGTTTTTGTCGCAATACCTCGCAGCCATGACCAGGTATGCGGTATACCGTTATCTTGCCAACGAAGACAGGCGGACTGACGTATATAGCATGGCCGAAATGTCCGCCGGACAGGAGAGAACGGAAAGTCCGGATATAGATAATAAACACCTGCTGGATATTCTTATCCGATATGCCGGAGACAGTTTGCCCGAAAAATACAGTCTTGTTTTCATTCAACATAAACTACAGGATAAACCACTCCCCGAAGTAGCCGCCCGGCTGGGAGTTTCGCCCCGTACTGCGGAACGTTATGTAACGCAGGTAATGTCTCTTATCCGCAAGCAATTAGGGCATTTGCGCAGCCTTTGGTAA
- the galB gene encoding beta-galactosidase GalB: MLKKILLLAVICLCVRTAWGQITVNRSGAAGTTLFDEDWHFARYGTQADGSIKAEPLHPEMPAFDDQAWQQLDLPHDWAISGPFRIELAGNTGKLPWKGIGWYRKQFTISKTDAAGRIFIDFDGAMAYAKVWVNGQFAGEWPYGYNSFRFDITPFIKPGGDNVIAVRLDTESWDSRWYPGAGIYRHVWLVKTNNVHVAGWGTFITTPKITAEAASTDIQVKVNNDGTTPVDAVVRTVIYESPDGRKQGKRITEKASAVLHIPAGGSVPSGMLLSVPKPRLWSIEKPNLYLAQTTVTVAGKITDTYYTPFGIRSIVFSARDGFLLNGRRVEIKGVCNHHDLGALGGAVNRGAIARQLTILKAMGCNAIRTSHNPPAPELLELADQMGMLVWDEAFDAWKTGKRKNDYNKLFPQWHERDLQAMIHRDRNHPSVMIWSIGNEVMDQQNVDITKELAAIVHREDTTRPVSNAYNDPDGGRNSGAAEALDLMGVNYFFGQQARWDKDPRYAGKPTIGSETSSCVSSRGEYFFHDKYEHWQVSSYDNAWPGWGCSPDEQFRTLQRYPHLLGEFVWTGFDYLGEPTPYNSDETNLLNFRTDTASRARLQQALEEIKKKNPPSRSSYFGIVDLCGFPKDRYYSYQAHWRPDYPMAHILPHWNWPERKDSIVPVQVYTSGDKAALFLNGVSMGIRTKGPGEEFRLIWDSIRYTPGELKVVAYKQGKIWATDVVRTTGEASQLHLQPEVKVIPGDGETLCYITLRVEDKAGNTVPRSHPPVKFSIEGPGNIVATDNGDATCLVAFPERERPAYNGMAQVIVKAVKGSKGKIIVRASSPGLGSASTMVTVL; this comes from the coding sequence ATGTTAAAGAAGATATTATTACTGGCAGTGATCTGCCTTTGCGTTCGAACTGCGTGGGGGCAGATTACTGTTAACAGAAGTGGCGCTGCCGGCACAACATTATTTGATGAAGACTGGCATTTTGCGCGTTATGGCACACAGGCCGATGGCAGCATTAAAGCAGAACCATTACATCCGGAGATGCCGGCTTTTGATGATCAGGCCTGGCAGCAGTTGGATCTTCCTCACGATTGGGCTATCAGCGGACCTTTCAGAATCGAGCTCGCAGGTAACACCGGAAAGCTGCCCTGGAAGGGCATTGGATGGTACCGTAAACAATTCACTATTTCAAAAACAGATGCCGCCGGGCGTATCTTCATCGACTTCGACGGAGCAATGGCCTACGCGAAAGTATGGGTGAACGGCCAATTTGCGGGAGAATGGCCTTATGGCTATAATTCTTTTCGCTTTGATATCACCCCATTCATAAAACCAGGCGGCGATAATGTAATAGCCGTACGACTGGATACTGAAAGCTGGGATTCGCGCTGGTACCCTGGGGCTGGTATTTACCGGCATGTATGGCTCGTGAAAACAAACAATGTACACGTTGCCGGATGGGGTACTTTTATTACTACGCCAAAGATCACGGCTGAAGCAGCATCAACTGATATACAGGTAAAGGTGAACAACGACGGAACAACTCCCGTTGATGCAGTAGTACGCACCGTCATTTATGAATCGCCGGATGGACGAAAACAAGGCAAACGGATTACAGAGAAGGCCAGTGCGGTGTTACATATTCCGGCTGGTGGCAGTGTGCCATCCGGTATGTTGTTATCGGTTCCGAAGCCCCGTCTGTGGAGCATTGAAAAGCCCAACCTCTACCTGGCGCAAACCACGGTGACAGTAGCCGGAAAGATAACAGATACTTACTATACGCCCTTTGGCATCCGGTCTATCGTTTTCAGCGCCCGCGACGGGTTTCTGTTAAATGGCAGGAGAGTAGAGATAAAAGGAGTCTGTAACCACCATGACCTTGGCGCATTGGGCGGGGCCGTAAACCGTGGTGCGATAGCGCGACAGCTCACCATATTGAAAGCAATGGGCTGCAATGCTATTCGTACCTCGCATAATCCGCCTGCACCGGAGCTGCTGGAGCTGGCAGATCAAATGGGAATGCTGGTCTGGGATGAGGCCTTTGATGCCTGGAAAACCGGTAAGCGGAAGAACGATTATAATAAACTGTTTCCGCAATGGCACGAAAGAGATCTGCAGGCCATGATACACCGCGATCGTAACCACCCCTCGGTGATGATATGGTCAATAGGCAATGAAGTAATGGATCAGCAGAACGTAGATATAACGAAAGAACTGGCCGCCATCGTTCACCGGGAGGATACCACGCGACCGGTTTCTAATGCTTATAACGACCCCGATGGAGGGCGTAACTCAGGCGCTGCTGAAGCGCTCGATCTCATGGGCGTGAACTATTTCTTTGGGCAGCAGGCCCGTTGGGATAAGGATCCCCGCTATGCCGGAAAGCCAACGATAGGAAGTGAAACATCTTCCTGTGTAAGCTCCAGGGGAGAGTACTTCTTCCATGATAAATATGAACATTGGCAGGTTTCTTCCTACGACAATGCCTGGCCCGGTTGGGGATGCTCGCCGGATGAGCAGTTCCGGACCCTTCAACGGTACCCGCATTTGCTCGGAGAATTTGTATGGACCGGTTTTGACTATCTCGGAGAACCAACACCCTATAATTCTGATGAAACCAACCTGCTTAATTTTCGCACTGATACCGCCAGCAGGGCCAGGTTGCAGCAGGCGCTGGAGGAAATAAAGAAGAAAAACCCTCCTTCAAGAAGCAGCTACTTCGGTATAGTGGATCTTTGCGGATTCCCGAAAGACCGCTATTACAGCTATCAGGCGCATTGGCGGCCGGATTACCCGATGGCGCATATATTACCACACTGGAACTGGCCGGAAAGAAAGGATTCAATAGTGCCTGTACAGGTATATACCTCGGGCGATAAGGCAGCGCTTTTCCTGAATGGAGTAAGCATGGGTATCAGAACAAAAGGCCCCGGTGAAGAGTTCAGACTGATCTGGGACAGCATCAGGTATACTCCCGGAGAATTGAAAGTAGTGGCATATAAACAGGGCAAAATCTGGGCAACAGATGTAGTGCGAACAACCGGCGAGGCATCGCAACTGCACTTGCAGCCGGAGGTAAAAGTGATACCGGGTGATGGGGAAACGCTTTGCTACATCACGCTCCGGGTGGAAGACAAAGCAGGGAATACCGTACCGCGTTCCCATCCCCCGGTAAAATTCTCCATCGAAGGCCCGGGTAACATTGTGGCTACCGATAACGGCGATGCTACCTGCCTGGTGGCATTCCCGGAACGTGAACGCCCCGCTTATAACGGGATGGCCCAGGTCATTGTAAAAGCTGTAAAAGGCAGTAAAGGGAAGATCATCGTCAGGGCATCCAGCCCGGGGTTAGGGAGCGCCTCAACGATGGTAACCGTGTTGTAG
- a CDS encoding carbohydrate porin yields MAIKLQVITAIVALFSFTQAASAQSNADSTAPKSKWSIHFQTTIIGQRHSGFKSPYRGDNSLADTVEPTAQSLTATLFIGRRLWKNATFYFNPEVSGGKGLSSASGVAGALNGETYRVGAVQPQVFIARAYLQQHIPLGNTGYEDVSDDVNQVADRIPTSRITISAGKFAIADFYDDNSYSKDPRTQFLNWALWANGAWDYPANTRGYTEGLVVELIKPTYAVRVSTVAVPSIANYHTMEYNIDAHSETLEYEHKLKFGKRTGAVRVIGSTTYSRAPSYAQGMEALLNGKDTSVLSVIRGNSKGGSYGGHKYGLGLSIDQQLTDDIGAFCRVGWNDGKYATWAFTEIDRTVSGGIAIKGTKWKRPGDVFGVADVVNGISREHRDFLAAGGYGFIIGDGALNYGHENILEAYYNALLTKFFQVTFDYQFVNHPGYNKDRGPVHVFGLRAHIMF; encoded by the coding sequence ATGGCTATCAAATTACAGGTAATTACTGCTATTGTAGCATTGTTCAGTTTTACACAAGCTGCTTCCGCGCAGAGTAACGCGGATAGTACTGCCCCTAAATCCAAATGGAGTATCCATTTCCAGACAACTATCATCGGGCAAAGACACTCCGGTTTCAAATCACCTTACAGAGGCGACAATTCCCTGGCCGATACCGTAGAGCCTACCGCGCAGAGCCTGACAGCCACCTTGTTCATAGGGCGCAGATTATGGAAGAATGCCACTTTCTATTTCAACCCGGAAGTGTCTGGCGGTAAGGGGCTTAGTTCGGCATCCGGTGTGGCTGGTGCATTGAATGGAGAAACCTATCGTGTGGGAGCCGTACAGCCACAGGTGTTTATTGCCCGGGCTTATCTGCAACAACATATCCCGTTGGGAAATACCGGTTATGAAGACGTGAGCGACGATGTGAACCAGGTAGCCGACAGGATCCCTACGAGCAGGATCACCATCAGTGCAGGTAAATTTGCCATCGCCGATTTCTATGATGATAATAGTTATTCAAAAGATCCGAGAACACAGTTCTTAAACTGGGCTCTCTGGGCTAATGGCGCCTGGGATTACCCGGCTAACACCCGCGGCTATACGGAGGGCCTGGTAGTGGAGCTCATTAAACCTACCTATGCAGTAAGAGTATCTACTGTGGCAGTACCAAGTATTGCCAATTATCACACGATGGAATATAACATCGACGCTCATTCTGAAACCCTTGAGTATGAGCACAAGCTGAAATTCGGCAAGCGTACCGGAGCCGTGAGAGTAATTGGCAGCACCACCTATTCCAGGGCGCCTTCATACGCGCAGGGGATGGAGGCGCTGCTGAATGGCAAAGATACGTCTGTGCTCAGCGTTATCCGTGGTAACTCAAAGGGCGGCTCTTATGGCGGCCACAAATACGGCCTGGGGCTAAGCATTGATCAGCAGCTCACAGACGATATAGGCGCTTTTTGCCGCGTAGGCTGGAACGATGGTAAGTATGCTACCTGGGCTTTTACAGAAATCGACAGAACAGTCAGCGGAGGTATCGCCATAAAAGGCACAAAATGGAAACGGCCGGGCGATGTATTCGGCGTTGCTGATGTAGTGAATGGAATTTCCCGGGAGCACCGCGATTTCCTGGCCGCCGGAGGATATGGTTTCATCATTGGCGACGGTGCACTTAACTACGGCCATGAGAATATATTAGAGGCCTATTATAATGCACTGTTGACGAAGTTTTTCCAGGTGACATTCGATTATCAGTTCGTGAATCATCCGGGGTATAATAAAGACAGAGGCCCTGTGCATGTTTTTGGCCTGAGGGCACATATTATGTTCTGA
- the mgtA gene encoding magnesium-translocating P-type ATPase encodes MLATVTSNIKSRFSFSTSTNGMNDEAVVKLRNVARGEDGLFYAMLDSRAEGLSEWQVSEKLKKYGLNEVMHEKAPAWYKQLLKAFVNPFIFILLTIAAISIITDVVLPPAADRDFKTIIVVSIMVLFSVLLRFIQEFRSNKAAEQLKSMVKTTATVLRNTDDKGSFKREIDIKEIVPGDTIFLSAGDMIPADCRIVQSKDLFVSQAMLTGESLPVEKRNLPIRDTDTKSPLELDNICFMGTNVVSGSATAIVVTTGNQTYFGSLSNAIVGKRAETSFDKGVNKVSYLLIRFMLVMVPLVFLINGLTKHDWMEAFLFAIAVAVGLTPEMLPMIVTANLAKGAVNMSKRKVIVKRLNAIQNIGAMDILCTDKTGTLTMDKIVLEKHLNVFGAEDDEVLKWAYLNSYHQTGLKNLLDHAVLEHVELHDYLKVEEYFLKVDEIPFDFHRRRMSVILKQRNGRHLLICKGAVEEMLGLCNRAFDPGEDKQLHIESDTIIPMDETMRKIVLNTSRKMNEEGLRVLLVAIKEFDDRALTYSVEDEKDMVLTGFIGFLDPAKPSAKSSIEALQKLGVSVKVLTGDNEIVAKKICRDVGIDYNKILLGSAVESMTDEELQEQVEDVAILAKLSPIQKARVVKLLQAKGHTVGFMGDGINDAAALRDADVGISVDTAVDIAKESADIILLEKDLMVLRKGVIYGRRTFGNIIKYIKMTASSNFGNMFSMLGASAFLPFLPMLPVQILIQNLLYDISQISIPWDRMDEEFLQKPKKWDASGIARFMIFIGPISSIFDYATFALMYFFFKANSDAHQSLFQSGWFIEGLLSQTLIVHMIRTRKIPFIQSWATAPVLALTTLIMLIGITIPFTPFAADLKMQPLPMAYFPWLFGILFSYCVLTQLIKNWYIRKFNQWL; translated from the coding sequence ATGTTAGCTACAGTAACAAGCAATATCAAGAGCCGTTTTTCTTTTTCCACCAGCACAAATGGAATGAATGATGAAGCGGTTGTAAAGCTGAGGAATGTTGCCAGAGGCGAGGATGGCCTTTTCTATGCCATGCTCGACAGCAGAGCCGAAGGCCTATCAGAGTGGCAGGTTTCAGAGAAGCTGAAGAAATATGGATTGAATGAAGTCATGCATGAAAAAGCCCCAGCCTGGTATAAACAGCTGCTAAAGGCTTTTGTTAACCCCTTTATATTTATTCTGCTGACGATCGCCGCCATATCTATCATCACCGATGTAGTACTTCCACCGGCAGCAGACCGTGATTTTAAAACGATCATCGTAGTATCGATCATGGTATTGTTCAGCGTGCTGCTCCGGTTCATTCAGGAATTCAGAAGCAACAAGGCCGCAGAACAGCTGAAAAGCATGGTGAAAACAACTGCTACTGTATTGCGTAATACCGACGATAAAGGAAGCTTCAAAAGAGAAATCGACATCAAAGAAATCGTTCCCGGAGATACTATTTTCCTTTCTGCCGGCGATATGATACCCGCCGATTGTCGCATTGTTCAGTCGAAAGACCTTTTCGTCAGCCAGGCGATGCTAACGGGGGAAAGTTTGCCCGTGGAGAAACGCAATCTTCCTATCCGCGATACCGACACTAAATCACCACTGGAACTGGACAACATCTGCTTCATGGGCACTAACGTGGTAAGCGGATCTGCCACCGCCATTGTAGTTACCACCGGCAATCAAACCTACTTTGGTTCTCTCAGCAACGCCATTGTTGGCAAGCGGGCTGAAACCAGTTTCGATAAAGGCGTGAACAAAGTGAGTTACCTGCTCATTCGTTTCATGCTGGTGATGGTGCCGCTGGTATTCCTGATCAACGGGCTCACCAAACACGACTGGATGGAAGCCTTTCTTTTCGCGATTGCCGTGGCAGTGGGCCTGACGCCGGAAATGTTGCCGATGATCGTTACCGCTAATCTGGCTAAAGGCGCCGTGAACATGAGCAAGCGCAAAGTGATTGTAAAACGTCTGAATGCTATTCAGAACATCGGTGCGATGGACATCCTGTGTACTGATAAAACAGGTACGCTGACCATGGACAAGATTGTACTGGAAAAGCACCTGAATGTTTTCGGCGCAGAAGATGATGAAGTGCTGAAGTGGGCGTACCTCAACAGTTACCATCAGACTGGTTTGAAGAATCTGTTGGATCATGCCGTATTAGAGCACGTAGAGTTGCATGATTATCTGAAAGTAGAAGAGTACTTCCTGAAAGTGGATGAGATTCCGTTCGACTTTCACCGGCGTCGTATGTCGGTGATCCTGAAACAGCGCAATGGCCGGCATTTGCTTATCTGTAAAGGCGCTGTGGAGGAAATGCTGGGACTATGCAATCGTGCTTTCGATCCAGGTGAAGATAAGCAGCTGCATATCGAAAGCGATACCATCATTCCCATGGATGAGACCATGAGAAAAATTGTACTCAACACTTCCAGGAAGATGAATGAAGAAGGGTTGAGGGTATTGCTGGTAGCAATCAAAGAGTTTGATGATCGTGCGCTTACCTATTCAGTAGAAGATGAGAAAGACATGGTACTGACTGGCTTTATCGGCTTCCTCGACCCGGCGAAACCTTCTGCCAAAAGCTCTATTGAAGCATTGCAGAAACTGGGTGTGAGCGTGAAAGTGCTTACCGGCGATAATGAAATCGTGGCGAAGAAAATATGCCGCGATGTTGGGATCGACTATAACAAGATCCTGTTGGGTTCTGCCGTGGAAAGCATGACCGACGAGGAATTGCAGGAGCAGGTAGAAGATGTAGCTATCCTCGCTAAACTCAGTCCTATACAAAAAGCCAGGGTAGTAAAGCTGCTGCAGGCGAAGGGGCATACCGTTGGTTTTATGGGAGATGGTATTAACGATGCAGCCGCCCTCCGCGATGCAGACGTGGGCATCAGCGTAGATACTGCCGTGGATATTGCGAAGGAGAGTGCGGATATTATTCTGCTGGAGAAAGACCTGATGGTGCTGCGCAAAGGTGTAATCTATGGCAGAAGAACCTTCGGGAACATCATCAAGTACATCAAGATGACTGCCAGCAGCAACTTCGGTAACATGTTCAGTATGCTGGGCGCCAGTGCATTTCTGCCGTTCCTGCCTATGCTGCCGGTACAAATCCTGATCCAGAATCTGTTGTATGATATATCACAGATCTCTATTCCGTGGGACAGGATGGATGAAGAGTTCCTGCAGAAGCCCAAGAAATGGGACGCTTCCGGTATCGCCAGGTTCATGATTTTCATCGGCCCGATCAGCTCCATTTTCGACTATGCTACTTTTGCACTGATGTACTTCTTCTTCAAAGCCAACAGCGATGCACATCAGAGCCTGTTCCAGAGTGGCTGGTTCATTGAAGGATTACTTTCCCAGACGTTGATAGTGCACATGATACGTACGAGGAAAATTCCTTTCATTCAAAGCTGGGCTACTGCTCCGGTATTGGCATTGACTACGCTCATTATGCTGATCGGTATTACCATACCCTTTACGCCTTTTGCAGCGGATCTAAAGATGCAACCCTTGCCAATGGCATATTTCCCGTGGTTGTTCGGCATCCTTTTCAGCTATTGCGTATTAACCCAACTGATCAAGAATTGGTATATCAGAAAATTCAATCAATGGTTGTAA
- a CDS encoding beta-L-arabinofuranosidase domain-containing protein has translation MIVCFRLKAFVLPLVPFLISIPARAQLTPPERRIIRPASLQEVHIQDPFWSPKFRVWTTKTVYDVFDKLEGNYEPDRPDLIAEKQTTGKTRNAFLNFDRVARGDKNTKVFDGPPWYDGLVYETIRGAADLLRQYPDKRLESKIDAYISRIAAAQAVDPDGYLNTYTTLNRPDQRWGTNNGDDKWQHDVYNAGMLVEAAVHYYQATGKTALLNVAVKLSNYMCTQMGPLPKQNIIPGHGGPEEALLKLSWLFQNTPALKNRLSAPVHAAQYDSLARFWISNRGNYGNSDGSHARKSDGAYNQDQAPVPEQQTIEGHAVRATLLATGIAAMALEDNKPGYLATAVRYWNNMTGKRMFITGGEGAIADQEKFGPDYFLPESAYLETCAAIGSAFFSQRMNQLLADGKYMDEFERVIYNNLLSGISLSGDHYFYENPLTATDHRRWAWHSCPCCPPMILKLVSALPEFIYASDSAGLYVNLFVGSEFKSKLNKAGKVVLRQVTQYPWKGETQIQVLPEKAGEFTIKVRIPGWAQGKENNQDLYYSRIADTVTMQINGEPIPVNPVNGYAVITRRWKKNDRITLHLPVQPRLVFPNQAIATIRGKAAIAAGPVVYGLEAADNAALNNITISNNAALQMTFKPGMLGGVNVITGPDAFIAVPFFTLANREHPSAYKVWLPVKN, from the coding sequence ATGATTGTATGTTTCAGATTAAAGGCCTTTGTACTGCCACTTGTTCCATTTTTAATATCGATCCCGGCACGCGCGCAGCTGACGCCCCCGGAGCGGCGAATCATCCGTCCGGCCAGCCTGCAGGAGGTACACATACAGGATCCCTTCTGGTCGCCTAAATTCAGGGTGTGGACCACCAAAACGGTATACGATGTTTTCGATAAACTCGAAGGAAACTATGAGCCGGACAGGCCCGACCTGATAGCAGAAAAACAAACAACAGGCAAAACCCGTAATGCTTTTCTGAATTTCGACCGGGTGGCCAGGGGAGATAAGAATACAAAGGTTTTCGATGGCCCGCCCTGGTACGACGGGCTGGTGTATGAAACCATCAGAGGCGCTGCCGACCTGCTGCGCCAGTACCCCGATAAGCGGCTGGAAAGTAAAATAGACGCATATATCAGCCGGATCGCAGCTGCACAGGCAGTGGATCCCGACGGCTATCTAAATACCTATACTACCCTTAATCGACCGGATCAGCGCTGGGGTACCAACAACGGCGACGATAAATGGCAGCACGATGTTTACAATGCCGGAATGCTCGTGGAGGCAGCCGTGCATTACTACCAGGCAACAGGCAAAACAGCTTTGTTAAACGTAGCCGTGAAACTGAGTAATTATATGTGCACACAGATGGGCCCATTGCCAAAACAGAACATTATCCCGGGCCATGGCGGCCCGGAGGAAGCGTTGCTGAAACTCAGCTGGCTGTTTCAAAATACGCCGGCCCTGAAAAACAGGCTGAGCGCGCCGGTTCACGCGGCGCAATACGACAGCCTTGCCCGTTTCTGGATCAGCAACCGCGGAAACTATGGCAACAGTGACGGTAGCCATGCACGTAAAAGTGATGGCGCTTATAATCAGGATCAGGCGCCAGTTCCTGAACAGCAAACCATAGAGGGGCATGCCGTGCGTGCTACACTGCTGGCTACAGGCATTGCAGCCATGGCACTGGAAGATAATAAGCCTGGGTACCTGGCTACTGCGGTACGCTACTGGAACAATATGACCGGGAAACGTATGTTCATTACCGGCGGGGAAGGAGCCATTGCCGATCAGGAAAAGTTTGGCCCCGACTATTTTCTTCCCGAATCAGCCTACCTCGAAACCTGTGCTGCCATTGGATCTGCGTTCTTCAGTCAACGTATGAACCAGCTCCTGGCAGATGGAAAGTACATGGACGAATTTGAAAGGGTGATCTATAACAACCTGCTCTCAGGCATCTCACTGTCGGGTGATCACTATTTTTACGAGAACCCGCTGACTGCCACCGACCACCGGCGCTGGGCCTGGCATAGCTGTCCCTGTTGCCCGCCCATGATACTCAAACTGGTGTCGGCACTGCCGGAATTTATTTACGCATCCGATAGCGCCGGCCTCTATGTGAATCTTTTTGTTGGCAGTGAGTTCAAAAGCAAGCTGAATAAAGCAGGTAAGGTAGTATTGAGACAGGTAACGCAGTATCCCTGGAAAGGCGAAACACAAATCCAGGTGCTGCCAGAAAAAGCAGGTGAATTTACGATAAAGGTCCGGATACCAGGCTGGGCACAGGGAAAGGAAAATAACCAGGATTTATATTATTCACGTATAGCCGATACCGTTACCATGCAAATAAATGGGGAACCTATACCGGTAAATCCGGTCAACGGATATGCAGTAATAACGCGGCGCTGGAAGAAGAACGACCGTATAACGCTGCATTTACCGGTGCAGCCGCGACTCGTTTTCCCGAATCAGGCGATAGCAACCATTCGTGGAAAAGCAGCTATCGCAGCGGGTCCTGTCGTTTATGGCCTGGAAGCGGCAGACAATGCTGCGTTGAACAACATCACGATCAGCAACAATGCTGCCCTGCAGATGACATTCAAACCGGGAATGCTGGGAGGAGTGAATGTGATCACCGGCCCTGATGCTTTCATAGCAGTGCCCTTCTTCACACTGGCCAATAGGGAGCACCCTTCGGCGTATAAGGTATGGCTGCCCGTAAAAAACTGA